One Cellulomonas sp. Y8 DNA segment encodes these proteins:
- a CDS encoding maltotransferase domain-containing protein: MTSTPSPRQPASRPARPSRATSAATDVPPPTTTAPVPGPAPAAAAAADPAPAPTRRARKAASPAKAVATAEAVAEAARPDHAPIGRIPVVDVSPVAEAGRWPAKATVGEAVPVRATVFREGHDACAATAVLVGPDGTDRARATMVDIAPGLDRYEAHLVPDEAGAWGFRVEGWSDPFGTWAHDAPLKVGAGVDVELVLEEGARLLSRAADRTADDAGAAIPEADARVLRDAATALRDDSRPAEARLAAGLSAEVRAALAAHPVRELVSPSPTYPLVVDRPLALAGSWYEIFPRSIGATYDDATGTWTTGTLRTAAEDLPRIAGLGFDVVYLTPIHPIGTTHRKGRNNTLDARPGDPGSPYAIGSRDGGHDAIDPSLGTFEDFGAFVAAARDQGLEVALDLALQCSPDHPWVAEHPEWFTTRLDGTIAYAENPPKKYQDIYPLNFDNDPEGIAREIRRVLQVWIDHGVTAFRVDNPHTKPLSFWQWLLADVRAAHPDVVFLSEAFTRPAMMLNLARVGFHQSYTYFTWRNTKEEVAEYLAEVSGEQGSWMRPSFWPTTHDILTPYMQTGGTAGFAVRAVLAALGSPTWGIYSGYELVEDVPRPGVEEQIDNEKYEFKPRDWAAAEPLGIARLLRSLNEIRRAHPALRQLRNLTVHPTSDPSLVAFSRHLPAHLSPTGADDTVLVVVNLDPRSAHDGVVDLDLAALGLDPDARFVAHDVLSQEVYAWDAHPWVRLDPYSRVAHVIQVERV, from the coding sequence GTGACGTCGACACCCTCGCCGCGCCAGCCCGCGTCCCGTCCCGCCCGGCCGTCGCGCGCGACCTCCGCGGCCACCGACGTGCCGCCCCCCACGACCACCGCACCGGTCCCCGGACCCGCGCCCGCCGCTGCGGCCGCGGCCGACCCGGCCCCCGCGCCGACCCGCCGCGCCCGCAAGGCCGCGAGCCCGGCCAAGGCGGTCGCCACCGCCGAGGCGGTCGCGGAGGCGGCCCGGCCCGACCACGCGCCCATCGGCCGGATCCCGGTCGTGGACGTCTCCCCCGTCGCCGAGGCCGGCCGCTGGCCCGCCAAGGCGACGGTCGGCGAGGCGGTGCCGGTCCGCGCCACCGTGTTCCGCGAGGGGCACGACGCCTGCGCCGCGACCGCGGTGCTCGTCGGTCCCGACGGCACCGACCGCGCCCGGGCGACAATGGTGGACATCGCCCCCGGCCTCGACCGGTACGAGGCCCACCTGGTGCCCGACGAGGCCGGGGCCTGGGGCTTCCGCGTCGAGGGCTGGTCCGACCCGTTCGGCACCTGGGCGCACGACGCGCCGCTCAAGGTCGGCGCGGGCGTGGACGTCGAGCTCGTCCTCGAGGAGGGCGCCCGCCTGCTGTCCCGCGCCGCCGACCGCACCGCCGACGACGCCGGGGCCGCGATCCCCGAGGCCGACGCGCGGGTGCTCCGGGACGCCGCCACCGCGCTGCGCGACGACTCCCGCCCCGCGGAGGCCCGGCTCGCCGCCGGCCTGTCCGCCGAGGTGCGCGCCGCGCTCGCGGCCCACCCGGTCCGCGAGCTGGTCAGCCCGTCGCCCACCTACCCGCTGGTCGTCGACCGCCCGCTGGCCCTCGCCGGCTCCTGGTACGAGATCTTCCCGCGGTCGATCGGCGCCACCTACGACGACGCCACCGGCACCTGGACCACGGGCACGCTGCGCACCGCCGCCGAGGACCTGCCGCGGATCGCCGGCCTCGGGTTCGACGTCGTCTACCTGACGCCGATCCACCCGATCGGCACCACGCACCGCAAGGGCCGCAACAACACCCTCGACGCGCGGCCGGGCGACCCGGGCTCGCCGTACGCCATCGGCTCCCGGGACGGCGGGCACGACGCGATCGACCCGTCGCTGGGCACGTTCGAGGACTTCGGCGCGTTCGTCGCCGCCGCCCGCGACCAGGGCCTGGAGGTGGCGCTCGACCTCGCGCTGCAGTGCTCCCCCGACCACCCGTGGGTCGCCGAGCACCCGGAGTGGTTCACCACCCGGCTCGACGGGACCATCGCCTACGCGGAGAACCCGCCGAAGAAGTACCAGGACATCTACCCGCTGAACTTCGACAACGACCCGGAGGGCATCGCGCGGGAGATCCGCCGCGTCCTGCAGGTCTGGATCGACCACGGCGTCACCGCGTTCCGCGTCGACAACCCGCACACCAAGCCGCTGTCGTTCTGGCAGTGGCTGCTGGCGGACGTCCGCGCCGCGCACCCCGACGTGGTGTTCCTGTCCGAGGCGTTCACCCGCCCCGCGATGATGCTCAACCTGGCGCGGGTCGGCTTCCACCAGTCGTACACGTACTTCACCTGGCGGAACACCAAGGAGGAGGTCGCCGAGTACCTCGCGGAGGTGTCCGGCGAGCAGGGCTCCTGGATGCGGCCGTCGTTCTGGCCGACGACCCACGACATCCTCACGCCCTACATGCAGACCGGCGGCACCGCCGGCTTCGCGGTGCGGGCGGTTCTCGCGGCGCTCGGGTCCCCGACCTGGGGCATCTACTCCGGCTACGAGCTCGTCGAGGACGTCCCGCGCCCCGGGGTCGAGGAGCAGATCGACAACGAGAAGTACGAGTTCAAGCCGCGCGACTGGGCGGCGGCGGAGCCGCTCGGCATCGCCCGGCTGCTGCGCTCGCTCAACGAGATCCGCCGGGCGCACCCCGCGCTGCGCCAGCTGCGCAACCTCACGGTGCACCCGACGTCGGACCCGTCGCTCGTCGCGTTCTCCCGGCACCTGCCGGCGCACCTGTCGCCGACCGGCGCGGACGACACCGTCCTGGTGGTCGTCAACCTCGACCCGCGGTCGGCGCACGACGGCGTGGTCGACCTGGACCTGGCCGCGCTCGGGCTCGACCCGGACGCGCGGTTCGTCGCGCACGACGTGCTGTCCCAGGAGGTCTACGCCTGGGACGCCCACCCGTGGGTGCGGCTCGACCCGTACAGCCGGGTCGCGCACGTGATCCAGGTGGAGCGGGTGTGA
- the treS gene encoding maltose alpha-D-glucosyltransferase: MVTGAGGHVPHGAAGAPATGAIATTALPARRQPPVPGAEHGGLGDDPEWYRTAVFYEVMIRSFSDSDGSGSGDLKGLTARLDYLQWLGVDCLWLPPFYPSPLRDGGYDVSDYTAVAAQYGTLEDFTDLVAAAHERGMRVVVDLVMNHSSDQHPWFQASRSDPDGPYGDFYVWSDDNTKYQDARIIFVDTETSNWTFDPVRRQYFWHRFFSHQPDLNFDNPRVVEAMFDVARFWLRVGVDGFRLDAVPYLFERDGTNCENLPETHRFLRDLRAMIDREFPGRIMLAEANQWPEDVVHYFGTEAEPECHMCFHFPVMPRIYYSLRDQRATSIVDILADTPAIPGGGQWSTFLRNHDELTLEMVSTEERASMYGWYAPDSRMRANIGIRRRLAPLLDDSRKEIELAHALLLSLPGSPCLYYGDEIGMGDNIWLADRDAVRTPMQWTPDRNSGFSTSDPGKLYLPVIQSLVHHYNNVNVEAQLAQTTSLLHWVRGMLMVRRQHPALGRGSFEVVPGDNDAVLSFLRRDAEETLLCVANLASTARASTLRLPPELAGATLQDVFGGAKFPDVGPDGTATFTLGSRDFYWLAVTTA; encoded by the coding sequence ATGGTGACGGGCGCGGGCGGCCACGTGCCGCACGGCGCCGCGGGGGCACCGGCCACGGGCGCCATCGCCACGACCGCGCTGCCCGCGCGCCGGCAGCCGCCGGTGCCGGGCGCCGAGCACGGCGGGCTCGGCGACGACCCGGAGTGGTACCGCACCGCGGTGTTCTACGAGGTGATGATCCGGTCGTTCTCCGACTCGGACGGCTCGGGCTCGGGCGACCTCAAGGGGCTCACGGCGCGGCTCGACTACCTGCAGTGGCTCGGCGTCGACTGCCTGTGGCTGCCGCCGTTCTACCCGTCCCCGCTGCGCGACGGCGGCTACGACGTGTCGGACTACACCGCGGTCGCCGCGCAGTACGGCACGCTCGAGGACTTCACGGACCTGGTCGCCGCGGCGCACGAGCGCGGGATGCGCGTCGTGGTCGACCTGGTGATGAACCACTCCTCCGACCAGCACCCCTGGTTCCAGGCGTCCCGGTCCGACCCGGACGGCCCCTACGGCGACTTCTACGTGTGGTCCGACGACAACACGAAGTACCAGGACGCGCGGATCATCTTCGTCGACACCGAGACGTCCAACTGGACGTTCGACCCGGTCCGCCGGCAGTACTTCTGGCACCGGTTCTTCAGCCACCAGCCCGACCTCAACTTCGACAACCCGCGGGTCGTCGAGGCGATGTTCGACGTCGCGCGGTTCTGGCTGCGCGTCGGCGTCGACGGCTTCCGGCTGGACGCGGTGCCGTACCTGTTCGAGCGGGACGGGACCAACTGCGAGAACCTCCCGGAGACCCACCGGTTCCTCCGCGACCTGCGCGCGATGATCGACCGCGAGTTCCCGGGCCGGATCATGCTCGCCGAGGCCAACCAGTGGCCCGAGGACGTCGTGCACTACTTCGGCACCGAGGCCGAGCCCGAGTGCCACATGTGCTTCCACTTCCCGGTGATGCCGCGCATCTACTACTCCCTGCGCGACCAGCGGGCGACGTCGATCGTCGACATCCTCGCGGACACCCCGGCCATCCCCGGCGGCGGCCAGTGGAGCACGTTCCTGCGGAACCACGACGAGCTCACGCTCGAGATGGTGTCCACCGAGGAGCGCGCGTCGATGTACGGCTGGTACGCGCCCGACTCCCGGATGCGCGCCAACATCGGCATCCGGCGGCGGCTCGCGCCGCTGCTCGACGACTCCCGCAAGGAGATCGAGCTCGCGCACGCGCTGCTGCTGTCCCTGCCCGGGTCGCCCTGCCTGTACTACGGCGACGAGATCGGCATGGGCGACAACATCTGGCTCGCCGACCGCGACGCCGTGCGCACCCCGATGCAGTGGACGCCCGACCGGAACTCCGGCTTCTCGACGTCCGACCCCGGCAAGCTCTACCTGCCGGTGATCCAGTCGCTCGTGCACCACTACAACAACGTGAACGTCGAGGCGCAGCTCGCCCAGACCACGTCGCTGCTGCACTGGGTGCGCGGCATGCTCATGGTCCGGCGGCAGCACCCGGCGCTCGGCCGCGGGTCGTTCGAGGTCGTGCCCGGGGACAACGACGCGGTGCTGTCGTTCCTGCGCCGGGACGCCGAGGAGACGCTGCTGTGCGTCGCGAACCTCGCCTCGACCGCGCGGGCGTCGACGCTGCGGCTGCCCCCGGAGCTCGCCGGCGCGACGCTGCAGGACGTGTTCGGCGGCGCCAAGTTCCCCGACGTCGGACCCGACGGCACCGCGACGTTCACGCTCGGCTCGCGCGACTTCTACTGGCTGGCGGTGACGACGGCATGA
- the glgB gene encoding 1,4-alpha-glucan branching protein GlgB, producing the protein MNRPAETSPVTVDHDTLRAVASGTHHDPHSVLGAHLAPSGLVVRTLRPLADAVEVVTTTGSTPAEHEQDGIWVALLPETQVVDYRLDVTYGADTQRVDDPYRYLPTVQELDRHLIKEGRHEQLWTVLGANVHRYPGTLGDVVGTAFAVWAPNARAVRVVGDFNHWQGAQHAMRSLGESGVWELFVPGVGAGTRYKFEIVGADGTWRQKADPLAKGTEVPPATASVVVESDFTWGDQDWIDQRRSHDPHSGPMSIYEVHLGSWRQGLSYRELADQLTAYVLEMGFTHVELLPVSEHPFGGSWGYQVSSYYAPTSRFGHPDDFRHLVDTLHRAGIGVLLDWVPAHFPKDEWALARFDGTPLYEHPDPQRGEQLDWGTYVFNFGRNEVKNFLVANATYWLEEFHADGLRVDAVASMLYLDYSREPGQWTPNVHGGRENLEAIAFLQEANATAYRRTPGVMMIAEESTAWPGVTTPTSGGGLGFGLKWNMGWMNDTLRYLAELPINRRYHHHEATFSLVYAFSEQFVLPISHDEVVHGKGSVMRKMPGDDWQQRAGVRALLAYQWSHPGKQLIFMGTEFAQGTEWAESRSLDWYLLDHAPHRGVQAAVRDLNRFYRSHSAMWALDHSPQGFEWIDANDADRNVLAYLRRDDRGNVVAVVVNFSGVPHEDYRLALPQGGTWIEAVNTDAEEYGGSGVGNLGQVQARPEPHHGRAFSTTLRVPPLGVLYLVPA; encoded by the coding sequence ATGAACCGCCCGGCCGAGACGTCGCCCGTCACCGTCGACCACGACACGCTGCGCGCCGTCGCCTCCGGCACGCACCACGACCCGCACTCCGTGCTGGGTGCGCACCTCGCCCCGAGCGGTCTCGTCGTGCGGACCCTGCGCCCGCTCGCCGACGCCGTCGAGGTGGTGACCACCACCGGCAGCACCCCCGCCGAGCACGAGCAGGACGGCATCTGGGTCGCGCTGCTGCCCGAGACGCAGGTGGTCGACTACCGCCTCGACGTCACCTACGGCGCGGACACCCAGCGGGTCGACGACCCGTACCGCTACCTGCCCACGGTCCAGGAGCTCGACCGGCACCTCATCAAGGAGGGCCGGCACGAGCAGCTGTGGACCGTCCTCGGCGCGAACGTGCACCGCTACCCCGGCACCCTCGGCGACGTGGTCGGCACCGCGTTCGCCGTCTGGGCGCCGAACGCGCGGGCCGTGCGGGTCGTCGGCGACTTCAACCACTGGCAGGGCGCTCAGCACGCGATGCGGTCCCTCGGCGAGTCCGGGGTCTGGGAGCTGTTCGTCCCCGGCGTCGGCGCCGGCACCCGGTACAAGTTCGAGATCGTCGGCGCCGACGGCACCTGGCGGCAGAAGGCCGACCCGCTCGCCAAGGGCACCGAGGTCCCGCCGGCCACCGCGTCGGTCGTCGTCGAGTCCGACTTCACCTGGGGCGACCAGGACTGGATCGACCAGCGCCGCTCGCACGACCCGCACTCCGGCCCGATGAGCATCTACGAGGTGCACCTCGGCTCGTGGCGGCAGGGGCTGTCCTACCGCGAGCTCGCCGACCAGCTCACCGCGTACGTGCTCGAGATGGGCTTCACCCACGTCGAGCTCCTGCCGGTCTCCGAGCACCCGTTCGGCGGCTCCTGGGGCTACCAGGTCTCGTCGTACTACGCGCCGACCTCCCGGTTCGGCCACCCCGACGACTTCCGGCACCTCGTCGACACCCTGCACCGCGCCGGCATCGGCGTCCTGCTCGACTGGGTGCCCGCGCACTTCCCCAAGGACGAGTGGGCGCTCGCGCGGTTCGACGGCACCCCGCTCTACGAGCACCCGGACCCGCAGCGCGGCGAGCAGCTCGACTGGGGCACCTACGTCTTCAACTTCGGCCGCAACGAGGTGAAGAACTTCCTCGTCGCGAACGCCACCTACTGGCTCGAGGAGTTCCACGCCGACGGCCTGCGCGTCGACGCCGTCGCCTCGATGCTCTACCTCGACTACTCGCGCGAGCCCGGCCAGTGGACCCCGAACGTGCACGGCGGCCGCGAGAACCTCGAGGCGATCGCGTTCCTCCAGGAGGCCAACGCCACCGCCTACCGGCGGACCCCGGGCGTCATGATGATCGCGGAGGAGTCCACCGCGTGGCCCGGCGTCACCACGCCCACGAGCGGCGGGGGCCTCGGCTTCGGCCTGAAGTGGAACATGGGCTGGATGAACGACACGCTGCGCTACCTCGCGGAGCTGCCGATCAACCGCCGCTACCACCACCACGAGGCGACGTTCTCGCTCGTGTACGCGTTCTCCGAGCAGTTCGTCCTGCCGATCAGCCACGACGAGGTCGTGCACGGCAAGGGCTCCGTCATGCGCAAGATGCCCGGCGACGACTGGCAGCAGCGCGCCGGCGTCCGCGCCCTGCTCGCCTACCAGTGGTCGCACCCCGGCAAGCAGCTCATCTTCATGGGCACCGAGTTCGCGCAGGGCACCGAGTGGGCCGAGTCGCGCTCGCTCGACTGGTACCTCCTCGACCACGCGCCGCACCGCGGCGTCCAGGCGGCCGTCAGGGACCTCAACCGGTTCTACCGCTCGCACTCCGCGATGTGGGCGCTCGACCACTCGCCCCAGGGGTTCGAGTGGATCGACGCGAACGACGCCGACCGCAACGTCCTCGCGTACCTGCGCCGGGACGACCGCGGCAACGTCGTCGCCGTCGTCGTGAACTTCTCCGGGGTGCCGCACGAGGACTACCGCCTGGCCCTCCCCCAGGGCGGCACCTGG
- a CDS encoding GDSL-type esterase/lipase family protein, with protein sequence MSPATPAGLPGVPEPAPTHVLLVGDSVTDCGRRADPEGLGDGYVRLLAEGPLRGCRVTNRGVGGDKAVDLAVRWQADVLAERPDVLSVAVGINDTWRRYDRGATTPAEAFEATYRGLLGSALAAGVRRLVLVEPFVVPVTAEQERWWDEDLGAKVAVVHRLAAEHGAVLVPAGTHLAALAAEHGAAALAADGVHPTPAGHRALADLWWAAAGGAVLRD encoded by the coding sequence GTGAGCCCCGCGACCCCGGCCGGCCTGCCCGGCGTGCCCGAGCCCGCGCCGACGCACGTGCTGCTGGTCGGCGACTCCGTCACGGACTGCGGCCGCCGCGCCGACCCCGAGGGCCTCGGCGACGGCTACGTCCGGCTGCTCGCCGAGGGACCGCTGCGCGGCTGCCGGGTCACCAACCGCGGCGTCGGCGGCGACAAGGCGGTCGACCTGGCGGTCCGGTGGCAGGCGGACGTCCTCGCCGAGCGTCCCGACGTGCTGTCCGTCGCCGTCGGGATCAACGACACCTGGCGCCGCTACGACCGCGGCGCGACGACGCCCGCCGAGGCGTTCGAGGCCACGTACCGCGGGCTGCTCGGGTCCGCCCTGGCCGCCGGGGTGCGGCGCCTCGTCCTCGTCGAGCCGTTCGTCGTGCCCGTGACCGCGGAGCAGGAGCGCTGGTGGGACGAGGACCTCGGCGCGAAGGTCGCCGTCGTGCACCGGCTCGCGGCCGAGCACGGCGCCGTCCTCGTCCCGGCGGGGACGCACCTCGCCGCTCTCGCGGCGGAGCACGGCGCCGCGGCGCTGGCGGCCGACGGCGTGCACCCGACGCCCGCCGGGCACCGGGCGCTGGCGGACCTGTGGTGGGCCGCGGCGGGCGGGGCGGTCCTCCGGGACTGA
- a CDS encoding phosphotransferase — protein sequence MTERRVAHEDRDDALAALLAPWLPGRRWFPIKGVDARVTAIGGLTLADPEGAADVRLLLLRAEGGGTGAVLQVPVVLGGDVVDGDAALIGRLPDGTAVVDGAGRPEFERAWLAAADRPEGAAPADGDALGALGDPKVVPGEQSNTSVILPGAGPDGSTAMLKVFRGLTEGDNPDVDVPRALAEVGWTHVPRPLAWLGAEWPDGDGTAHGHLGVLSAFVPGAHDGFELACDFARRGESFADLAEDLGEVVGQMHRALARALPDDVLPADGAGADGPRAPDAGIPAAGSSAGRHAADPEPGLSPAAARVADALAARFAWASGIVPELEGFADPVAALAERTRLLGEVPHRQRVHGDLHLGQVLRGDDTWYVLDFEGEPLLPVAQRTRPDLALRDAAGMLRSFDYAAAVGDAPAAWTEVARAAFLAGYSAESGDLDPGTRAHLLRVLELDKALYEAVYEARNRPDWLPIPLAGVQRLIG from the coding sequence ATGACCGAGCGACGGGTGGCTCACGAGGACCGGGACGACGCGCTGGCGGCGCTGCTGGCGCCCTGGCTCCCGGGACGGCGCTGGTTCCCGATCAAGGGGGTCGACGCGCGGGTCACCGCGATCGGCGGCCTGACCCTCGCCGACCCGGAGGGCGCCGCGGACGTGCGCCTCCTGCTGCTGCGCGCCGAGGGCGGCGGCACCGGCGCCGTGCTCCAGGTGCCGGTCGTGCTCGGCGGTGACGTGGTCGACGGGGACGCGGCGCTGATCGGGCGGCTGCCCGACGGCACCGCGGTCGTCGACGGCGCCGGCCGGCCGGAGTTCGAGCGGGCGTGGCTCGCCGCCGCGGACCGCCCCGAGGGCGCGGCGCCGGCGGACGGCGACGCGCTGGGCGCGCTCGGCGACCCGAAGGTCGTGCCGGGCGAGCAGTCCAACACCTCGGTGATCCTGCCCGGGGCCGGCCCCGACGGCAGCACGGCCATGCTCAAGGTGTTCCGCGGCCTCACCGAGGGCGACAACCCGGACGTCGACGTCCCGCGCGCGCTCGCCGAGGTCGGCTGGACGCACGTGCCGCGGCCGCTGGCCTGGCTCGGCGCGGAGTGGCCGGACGGCGACGGCACCGCGCACGGGCACCTCGGCGTGCTGAGCGCGTTCGTCCCGGGCGCGCACGACGGGTTCGAGCTGGCGTGCGACTTCGCGCGGCGCGGCGAGTCGTTCGCCGACCTCGCCGAGGACCTCGGGGAGGTCGTCGGGCAGATGCACCGGGCGCTGGCACGGGCCCTGCCGGACGACGTGCTGCCGGCGGACGGGGCGGGGGCGGACGGGCCGCGGGCGCCGGACGCGGGCATCCCCGCCGCCGGGTCGTCCGCGGGCCGGCACGCCGCCGACCCCGAGCCGGGCCTGTCCCCCGCCGCCGCCCGGGTCGCCGACGCGCTCGCCGCGCGGTTCGCCTGGGCGAGCGGGATCGTGCCGGAGCTCGAGGGGTTCGCCGACCCCGTCGCCGCGCTGGCCGAGCGCACCCGGCTGCTCGGCGAGGTGCCGCACCGGCAGCGCGTGCACGGCGACCTGCACCTCGGGCAGGTGCTCCGGGGCGACGACACCTGGTACGTCCTCGACTTCGAGGGCGAGCCGCTGCTCCCCGTCGCGCAGCGCACCCGACCCGACCTCGCGCTCCGCGACGCCGCGGGCATGCTCCGGTCCTTCGACTACGCGGCGGCCGTCGGCGACGCGCCCGCCGCGTGGACCGAGGTGGCGCGCGCCGCCTTCCTCGCCGGGTACTCGGCGGAGAGCGGCGACCTCGACCCGGGCACCCGCGCGCACCTGCTCCGGGTGCTCGAGCTGGACAAGGCGCTGTACGAGGCCGTGTACGAGGCGCGGAACCGCCCCGACTGGCTGCCGATCCCGCTCGCGGGGGTGCAGCGGCTGATCGGCTGA